Part of the Micromonospora inyonensis genome, ATCAGCCGGCACCTGGAGGGGACGCCGGGGCTCATCGGCAACGAGCTGCTCCGGTCCACGAAGGACCCGCACCGCCTGGTGGTGCTCAGCGAGTGGGAGAGCCTGGAGGCGTTCCGGGTCTGGGAGGAGGGTGTCTCGCACCGCCCCTCCACCTCTCCCCTGCGGCAGTACCAGGACCGCGAGCAGGAGAACTTCTTCGAGGTCTTCGAGGTGTCGGCGGCGTTCTGAACGCCGTCGTACCGCCGGGCGGCCGGCGGGCCGCCCGCCACGAGGGCCGGACGACGACCGGGCGGGACGCCCGGCGATCCACCGGTGGCCGGAGGACGACCCTGACCAGGTCGTCCTCCGGCCACCGTCCGCCCGTTTCCGGCTCCCGCGACCGGGGAGCGCACGACAGGCCCAGGGATGGGCAGCGACGGACTTTGGAGGCCGTTCCATGACCGACACCCCGCTCCAGGTGGGCGCCGCCCCGAGCACCGGCACCCGGCTCGCCGGCGCGCCGGGCGGCCACCGGCACCACAGGACCGAGCGCCACCGGCTGCGACACGCGGGCAGCACCACGGGAGCCGGAACGGGGTCGTCGGCATGAAGGTCGAAAACCTGTACGTCGTCGGCACCGGGCGTCGCCTGTCCCCGGCGATGACGCTGGAGGAGGCCGAACGGGCCGGGCTCTGCGAGCGCCGGCTGGTCTGGCGTACCGAGATGCAGTCGGTCTGCGTGAGCGAGGGCGAGTCCGGTCCGGAGATGGCCGCGCACGCCGCGCGGACCGCGATCCGGCAGGCCGGGGCGCGGCCGGCGGAGATCGACCTGATCCTGCACGCCAACACCTGGTACCAGGGGCACGACATGTGGGCTCCCGCCTCGTACGTGCAGCGCG contains:
- a CDS encoding antibiotic biosynthesis monooxygenase family protein produces the protein MSSAGRARVMVWHRAPADDADAVAKAYDQISRHLEGTPGLIGNELLRSTKDPHRLVVLSEWESLEAFRVWEEGVSHRPSTSPLRQYQDREQENFFEVFEVSAAF